In Zingiber officinale cultivar Zhangliang chromosome 11B, Zo_v1.1, whole genome shotgun sequence, a single window of DNA contains:
- the LOC122034562 gene encoding protein C2-DOMAIN ABA-RELATED 11-like: MRETMEQGAGFLKVIIVEGNDLAIRDFKSSDPYVVAKLGKQTAKTKVIKCCLNPVWNEELTFRVKEPVDVLRLEVFDWDRFKFDDKMGHTFLDLRPLASSSKLKRALKLTTGETKLRKVTPDSDNCLLSDSFIKCVNGEIVLDARLRLRDVESGELSVLVKWIDSPTTAVSAKKC, translated from the exons ATGAGGGAAACCATGGAGCAAGGTGCTGGATTTCTCAAGGTGATCATTGTTGAAGGAAATGATCTGGCGATCAGGGATTTCAAAAGCAGCGATCCTTATGTCGTGGCGAAGTTAGGGAAACAG ACTGCAAAGACAAAGGTTATTAAATGCTGCCTTAATcctgtttggaatgaagagttgACATTCCGTGTAAAAGAGCCAGTTGATGTTTTAAGATTG GAAGTTTTCGATTGGGACAGATTTAAGTTCGATGACAAGATGGGTCATACCTTCCTTGATCTTCGGCCGCTGGCCTCTTCTTCAAAGCTGAAACGAGCACTGAAGCTCACCACAGGAGAGACCAAGCTAAGAAAAGTGACCCCTGATTCCGATAACTGCCTCTTGTCGGACAGCTTTATCAAATGTGTAAATGGAGAGATCGTACTGGATGCACGGTTGAGGCTTCGCGATGTTGAATCTGGCGAGTTATCCGTGTTGGTTAAGTGGATTGATAGTCCAACTACTGCAGTTTCTGCTAAAAAATGTTAA
- the LOC122033607 gene encoding DNA-directed RNA polymerase 1B, mitochondrial-like, giving the protein MWRNIARTGLRSSRDPRFFGRRSDTLPSVSGFLGSSPNSILPDKSKSFNSPVAARFLDAEFRQSGEGLPYLFQTNSSILGPCGLISDSRSFASVAEAVSSTDLGETETVSSTDADEDASTSEEVECLFELKNSDIRRGKGKEGGVGSEIKLNQQFQYAPRKVAGMGAARHTALRRRQIKIETEAWEQAAKEYQELLMDMCDRKLAPNLPYVKSLFLGWFEPFRDQVASEQEKTKDIKSRLPHAPFFNHLPADMMAVITMHKLMSLLMVSSGGGSAPIVKAACNVGEAIEQEVRIHRFLEKMKKKDDKEKTTEEAEGDDTVSKDPEFLWKKVNILLKQQRPHQIGRILKCQDDWKPWGQIAQAKVGSRLIELLMETAYVQPPASQSADNNLDIRPAFRHTRKAIIKEETKLRRVYGVIVCDPLVRQGLDKTPRHMVMPYMPMLVPPVNWTGYAKGGHLFLSSYIMRTHGARQQREAIKRAPRQQMQAVFEALDTLGSTKWRINKRVLSIVERIWSSGGCIADLVDREDIPLPEKPDTEDETELRNWKWKIRSIRKENNERHSRRCDVELKLAVARKMKDEEGFYYPHNLDFRGRAYPMHPHLNHLGSDLCRGILEFAEGRPLGKSGLRWLKIHLANLYAGGVDKLSYDGRLAFTESHLEDIFDSADRPLEGERWWLGAEGPLQCLAVCINLAEALRSSSPETTISHISVHQDGSCNGLQHYAALGRDKLGAIAVNLVDGDKPADVYSGIAARVHEIMQRDAQEDPAKNPDALRAKLLAAQVDRKLVKQTVMTSVYGVTFVGAREQIKKRLKERGVIADDNELYICSCYAAKTTLTALGEIFEAAHRIMSWLGDCAKIIASENHTVRWTTPLGLPVVQPYRALGQYCVKTSLQILTLKVETDKVMAKRQKTAFPPNFVHSLDGSHMMMTAVACRRAGLNFAGVHDSYWTHACNVDQMNVILREKFVELYQKPILENLLESFQQSFPTLNFPPLPERGDFNLRDVLDSTFFFN; this is encoded by the exons ATGTGGCGTAACATTGCAAGAACGGGACTTCGATCCTCTCGAGACCCCAGATTCTTTGGTAGGCGGTCGGACACGCTCCCTTCTGTCTCGGGCTTTCTCGGTTCCTCTCCAAATTCAATTCTTCCTGATAAAAGTAAGTCCTTTAACTCGCCGGTTGCTGCTCGATTCTTGGACGCCGAGTTCCGACAGAGTGGAGAGGGTTTGCCGTATCTATTTCAAACGAATTCGTCAATTTTGGGGCCATGTGGGCTTATTTCGGATTCCAGGAGCTTCGCCAGCGTCGCGGAAGCTGTATCTTCCACTGATTTGGGTGAGACGGAGACTGTCTCTTCTACCGATGCTGATGAAGATGCCTCTACAAGTGAGGAGGTGGAGTGCTTGTTTGAGTTGAAGAATAGCGACATCAGACGAGGTAAGGGCAAGGAGGGCGGGGTTGGTTCTGAGATTAAGCTAAACCAGCAGTTTCAGTACGCACCAAGGAAGGTAGCAGGAATGGGTGCAGCCAGACATACAGCTCTGCGTCGGAGACAAATAAAGATAGAGACTGAAGCTTGGGAGCAGGCGGCAAAAGAGTATCAGGAACTCTTGATGGATATGTGTGACAGAAAGCTTGCCCCGAATTTGCCATACGTTAAGTCCTTGTTCTTGGGCTGGTTTGAGCCATTCAGAGATCAGGTAGCTTCAGAGCAGGAGAAGACTAAGGATATCAAATCTAGGCTACCACATGCTCCATTCTTCAATCATCTTCCTGCAGACATGATGGCAGTCATCACTATGCACAAGCTTATGAGTCTTCTAATGGTTAGCAGCGGAGGTGGGAGTGCTCCCATAGTTAAGGCTGCATGCAATGTTGGGGAGGCCATTGAGCAGGAG GTTAGAATTCACAGGTTTTTAGAGAAGATGAAAAAGAAGGATGACAAGGAAAAGACAACTGAAGAAGCGGAAGGTGATGACACCGTGTCAAAGGATCCAGAGTTTTTGTGGAAGAAGGTAAATATTTTGTTGAAGCAGCAGAGGCCTCATCAAATAGGGAGGATCCTCAAGTGCCAAGATGACTGGAAACCTTGGGGTCAAATAGCCCAGGCCAAG GTTGGGAGTCGTTTGATTGAACTATTAATGGAGACAGCTTATGTACAACCTCCTGCTAGCCAGTCAGCAGACAATAATCTAGATATTCGACCTGCATTCAGACACACCCGTAAAGCTATTATAAAAGAAGAAAC GAAGCTCAGGCGAGTTTATGGGGTTATCGTATGTGATCCACTAGTTCGTCAAGGATTAGACAAGACA CCAAGACACATGGTCATGCCTTACATGCCTATGTTGGTGCCTCCAGTAAATTGGACAGG GTATGCCAAAGGAGGACATTTATTTCTATCATCTTATATAATGAGAACACATGGTGCAAGACAacaaagggaggcaattaaaagGGCTCCAAGACAGCAGATGCAAGCTGTTTTTGAG GCTCTGGACACACTTGGTAGTACCAAATGGCGGATAAACAAAAGGGTACTTAGTATTGTAGAAAGAATATGGTCTAGTGGAGGATGTATTGCTGACTTGGTTGACCGTGAAGAT ATCCCTCTTCCTGAGAAACCTGATACAGAAGATGAGACTGAACTTCGGAATTGGAAATGGAAAATCAGATCTATTAGGAAGGAAAATAATGAAAGACACTCTCGACGCTGTGATGTGGAACTTAAGCTCGCT GTAGCGAGAAAGATGAAAGATGAGGAGGGATTCTACTATCCACACAACTTGGACTTTAGAGGGCGTGCTTATCCAATGCACCCCCACCTAAACCATCTTGGTTCTGATTTATGCCGAGGAATTTTAGAGTTTGCAGAAGGAAGACCACTTGGAAAATCTGGGTTACGCTGGTTAAAGATTCATTTAGCAAATTTATATGCTGGTGGAGTGGACAAGTTGTCTTATGATGGCCGATTAGCATTTACTGAAAGTCATCTGGAGGATATATTTGACTCTGCAGATAGACCACTTGAGGGTGAGCGTTGGTGGTTAGGTGCTGAAGGCCCATTGCAATGCCTAGCAGTTTGTATTAATCTTGCTGAGGCATTAAGAAGCTCTTCTCCTGAAACTACAATTTCACACATATCCGTACATCAG GATGGATCATGTAATGGACTTCAACACTATGCCGCTTTAGGAAGAGATAAG ttgGGGGCTATTGCGGTAAACTTAGTTGATGGAGACAAGCCTGCAGATGTTTACTCAGGGATAGCTGCTAG GGTTCATGAAATCATGCAAAGAGATGCACAAGAAGATCCTGCTAAAAACCCAGATGCTTTAAGGGCAAAACTATTAGCTGCTCAG GTCGACAGAAAATTAGTGAAGCAAACTGTCATGACATCTGTTTATGGTGTAACTTTTGTTGGAGCTCGAGAGCAAATTAAAAAAAGATTGAAAGAACGCGGTGTTATTGCTGATGATAATGAGCTATATATTTGTTCTTGTTATGCTGCCAAA ACAACGTTGACTGCATTAGGGGAGATCTTTGAAGCAGCACATAGAATTATGAGCTGGCTTGGTGACTGCGCGAAG ATTATTGCTTCAGAAAACCATACAGTGAGGTGGACTACACCTCTTGGACTTCCTGTAGTTCAGCCATATCGTGCATTAGGACAGTATTGT GTTAAAACATCTCTTCAGATATTGACCTTGAAAGTGGAGACTGACAAG GTCATGGCGAAACGGCAAAAAACAGCATTTCCCCCTAACTTTGTTCACTCTCTTGATGGTTCTCACATGATGATGACTGCAGTTGCCTGCAGAAGAGCAGGATTAAATTTTGCAG GAGTCCATGATTCGTACTGGACACATGCATGCAATGTCGACCAGATGAATGTAATTCTTCGTGAAAAGTTTGTGGAACTCTATCAGAAGCCAATATTGGAAAAT TTACTGGAGAGCTTTCAGCAATCCTTCCCGACATTAAATTTCCCACCGTTGCCCGAGCGGGGTGATTTCAACCTGAGAGATGTTCTGGATTCTACTTTTTTCTTCAACTAA